CAAGGCGTTTTGGGAGACTCGAATCGGCAGTCGTGCAATGTAGACGTATTGGGATGGATGAGACATGAGTGGATTGGAGGGATGTCAGAATGTTGTTCGACAGAGCAGCAGTCCCTTGGCCGATTTTTGCTGCGAGGCGCAACGCCTCGTTGATGGAACTGATTCGTTAGAATGTCAATACGCGTTTGCAGTGTGGTGATAGAAGACGCATCAAATGCACCGCTCATCCATCATCCTCATCATCTAGATACCGCTCCTCTACTGACGAGTACCGGTAGCCTTGGCCGTGACATTTCAGCCCCCAAGATGACTGTGGCAAACTCAATGCAGTCTTGTCATCAGGAGCAGTCTTCCGGCGCACCCTTTGACAACAGTCTTTCGCTTAGAAGCGGATTCGGAAGTCAGTGAACCGCGAACTCAGAGGATGCCTTGGCGTGGAGGAATCGTTCGGCTGTGAAGTCTGCTGAACCCTGCCGTCGATCATGCAGCCAAGGCGATGCATAGTAGCGCAAGGGATGATCAATCCATCATGATGCAGCTGCTCGATCTACAACGGATCATTCATCGCGTAGCAACAGGAAGCTGGTTCGATAGCTGCATGGGCGAGTGCGGCAGACATTCCAGCTGCACTGCTCATGGGAATCATTGTGAGCGTGTGATGAAACAGACAGGCGTCGAGGTGGACTTGCAACGGGTCGAAGAGCGGCGCATATAGGACCAGGTTGGTGGGAATCTGGTTAGCGCCAACAGGGATGTTCCACCACGCTTTTCTCGCGCGCCCACACTTCCTGGTCTCTCGCAGTTCAGCCTTTGTCATCACGATTTGGCTTCTTTGACATGCTTTTCCAGCGACTTCACGTCCAACACCGGCAACATGTGATGCGCACCGCATCGTCGACTTCCGCGCTCACCGCACGCTTCCAATGTGCAGCAACAACCGTGCGCAGTCCGCCTCAGGGGCGAGCGGCCATTCACGGCGCGACTCGCCACGTCTGCCCTCTGCGCAGCCTAGCACAAGGGCCCAGCTCCTTCCTCCGGTAGTCGCCATTCCGCAGCTTCGCGCCTTCCGCAATGTATGGATGGTCTAACACAAGATGCAGAAGCTCCAATGCCGCCCTTCGCACGCCTCCACCGAAACGACTGCTTTCGGAGAGGTCGAGGGATAAGCGGCATCCGCCTGTGCAGGAGCACCATGTCGATCAGTCAAGTAGCGTAAGTCGCCGCTCTCGTCCTACGTTTTGGTCGTTCCGCGAGCACCTTGTCGCCTCGCTGTCTCTGCAGTCCGGCCTCCCTATTTGTCACATCGACGCTCGGCGACATCACTCGATGCACCATGCCTGGCACACGCCTCATGCAACCCACGACACTCTCTGACCGCTCCGTGCTCCTCGGACCTTTCTGCGGACATGTTCAGCACTGGAAATCAGCTTTCGCTCATCCATTGCCCGCATGCAGCAGTTCGAAGCACGACCATCGGCATGCTGCCTCGCTGGCCACACACCACCTCCCATTCGCGACTTCAGGAAGACTTGCGCTCGCCTGAGCAGCGCACTCGACTCACCAGCTTCGACAAGACAGACGCTGCAATGACCAGGCTGTCACATATGCACGCTGGCAACTCAACATTCCTTCCGGCCTCAAGACATCTGCAATGCTGAACTCTGTTGGGTCGCCTTGCCCCCCAGCTTCCTTCCCACACGTGATGTCTAATGCTGCGGCGAACTCAACACGACATGCGAGGGCATAGCTCCACCAATGCACGCCATCTTGACCGCGGGCTTGTGCTAACAGTGCTAATTCGCAGCAACCACAGCCATCCCGGGATCGGCCTGTCACCCGGAGTCTAGAAGCGGCGCGCGAACGCACCAAAGCCGTGCGAAATAAGGTCCGCTCCTCCCTGACGAGCTTGACGCCACACGAGAACATCTACAACCTGCCTAACTTTCTTACTGTCACACGCCTGTTCGCAGCGCCGGCGACAGCATACCTCCTGCTGCACGACCATCACACCTGGGCGCTCGCGCTGTTTGCCTATGCAGGAATCACCGACCTGGTCGACGGCTGGCTCGCGCGGAAATGGAAGCTACAGACCGTCGCCGGCAGTGTGATGGACCCCATGGCTGACAAGGCCTTGATGATCATTTTGACTGCAACGCTTGCCGTGAAGGGAGCCATACCATGTAAGGCAAACGCGAGATCCTCCCCGCTTCTATTGACTTCACGCTGCCGCGGCAAAAATGCTGACTGTTTGTAAAGTGTATCTGGCAACTTTAATCCTTGGCCGAGATGCGTCACTAGCAGTGGCCGCGCTCTACTATCGCCTTGCATCACTGCCCGCGCCAAAGACTTTTGCGCGTTATTGGGACTTTTCGCTGCCTTCTGCCGAGGTGCATCCCACTACTGTGTCGAAGTACAACACGTTTTTGCAGCTAATACTCATCGGATCTACCCTTGCACTACCAGTGGTCACCGCTAGCGGAGAACAGATCGCGATCCTTCAGTCGTTTGGCTTGACCACTGGAAAGCTGCATGCAGCCATGACCTACTTCCAATACGTGGTTGCTGCCACCACCACGTGGAGTGGCTTGAGCTACGCCTACCTCAAGAATGCGGTCACCATACTCGGGACGAATGAGGAAGTCAAGGCCAGACAAGGTGCAAGAGGCCGAGCTATCATCGGCTTGACTTTCGGCAGCTGCGTCCTCGCTACTGCGTGGCTGGCGCTGAATGTCGACAAGCCTTCGATTGAGGGCAGGAATACGCTGGACGAGGACGCGGGCGGAAACTCACGTCGCTAGCATGTGTCTGTCGACTGTCGAGTGCAGCCCTGGAGTTTGCTTTTCCTGATGGTGCAGCTGGAGCGCTGCATTCCCCCATGCTGACAGAGATCGACAGTATTGTGCAGGATAACAACAATGTATACAATTTCCAAAAACAGCGGTCAAGTGACCGGCCTTTGATGAGCATTACGGATGTAGTAACAGAACCACGTTGCCACGTGGTTGCTTGCATGAATATTGCCTCAATTGTGAGATCACTGCCTTGTGCTGTCGATCCTGCATTTACCATGGTCACGAGGCCAGCACATCAATAAGACCGTGGAAGCCCAGAGAAAGATGTTCTTACGATGGTACGAAGCGTTTAGTCACACCCTCATGTTGGAGAGAAATCGCAGTCCCCGGTAACCGCAGTGCATAGGGATGTGGGCTGCTCAAAAGATCAAGCCGTTGGTATAAAATCTAGGTCTCTGTTGACATGACATCTCACATTCAGCACTTTGACGAATAACAAGACTTTCGCATTGTCTCTGACATGGACGACGAAGCACATACGAGGCAAGGGCGGGAAAATTGGAGAGGTCCCATGCCACGTGAATGATGAATTAATGTCCAAGGAAGCCTGCCGCTGCAACGCCATGCAGAAAGACCTATGTATCACTGTATCGCTCCATAGCAGTAGCAGTAATGCCTGCCCTTACCAACCGATTCACTTCGCCCTCAGAACGCCCATGAATAATGCATGACAAAGACAAGATTTCTCACCCAAGGGCGCTGAGATCCTCGTACACACGGTCGAACAATAATGAGCTCGCCCAGACGTTTCCCCATCTAGACCTCACCGTCAATGACAGCAAGTCGCTGTTTGACGGTCTTGGCCTTCTTACTCGTACCCTTCCGCTTCTTTGCGGGTGGGCCTTCCATGGCGGAGACCGGTGTGGCCGCGCCAGAAGGCTCATGCGAAGCGCCGTCGTCGAATTTACCTTCGCCTGTAGGCACTGTTAGTGTCCATCCCTCTATGGATGCCATGGTGTATGTGCACTTACCTTCGTGATACAACTCGTCCATGCTGACCTCCTTGCGCTTGTTCGTAGCAGCGTTCTTACGCTTCTTCTTGCCACCAGACTTGGCTTCCTCCTCCATGACTTGCGCCTCGCGACGCTCGATGGCCTCGACTTGATCGTCGTCTGCAAGCCACATGGCCATTTCCTTGGTGCGGTTGCTCTCACGGCTTCGGTTGTTAAAGTCCACGACGTTACTGCTGCCGGCCTGTCCGGAAATGACAACACGCTGGACCTCTTCCTTTTGCAGAGCACGCTTGCGGATTCGTTCTTCGATCGTACCACGGGTGATGAGACGATAGACGGTGACCTGTCTTGTTTGACCGAGACGATGAGCGCGATCCATGGCTTGGGAGTCGATGGTGGGGTTCCAATCGGAGTCGTAGAAGATGACGGTATCGGCGGATGTGAGGTTAATACCAAGACCTCCAGCGCGGGTTGATAGCAAAAAGACGAAGATGCTTGGATCTGCCTGGAATGCTGCGACTGTGTCTCTTCGGTCCTCGAGCTTCGTGGAGCCATCGAGACGACAGTACCTGTAATTGCGGTACGTCAGGTACTCCTCCATCAGATCAATCATGCGTGTCATTTGGAAGTAAAGGAGCACACGGTGGCCGCCTTCCTTGAGCTCGCGCAACAGCTGATCAAGCTTGGCGAGCTTACCAGAATCTGTCACGAAGCGACGCATGCTTGGCACTTGGATCTTGGTGTATCGCTGCTTCTCTGACTCTGGCTCTGGCAGCATGTTGGTGACGGGGTACTTTGAAGGCGGCAGTTTCGCTCGCAGGAGTGCCTCCTCAGTCCCAGTACTGATTGGGTAGAGCGCACGTCTGAGAGGAACATCAAAGAAGGCACTCTCCTTCTCATTCTGAGCGCGGTATCCGGGGCAGACCAGCTCGATGGGTGGCGCAGAGGCCGGCGGTAGATAGCAGGTCTCGATGACGCTGTATCCTTGCTCCGCCATCTTACTGCTCGAGATGTTGAGGAGGTTGTTGAGATGACCTTCACTGGTGATCTCAGCAAGCGGCTTTCGAGCATTTCGCTTGACAATGTTCAGCATAGCATGCACCGGCGTGAAGCCAGCGTTCTCTTGCTCCTCCTCGTCATCGTATGCAACTTTGAGGCTGCTTGTGGTATCATTCTCTTTGGCGAGCACCACGACCCGCTGCATCAGAGTGCTTCGTGCTGTGCGGATGACATCCTCTGCAGACTGATCGACAAATCGGAGCCAGGAAAACGCGCCATTGGACGTCTTGCCATCTTGACGCCTGCCTTGACTCGACTTGATGTGCTCGCCGCTCCAGATGCTGAGGTCGTTGCTGAAAACTTTGTTCCTCCATCCAGCTTGAGCATTGTCTGGACCAGGCAGATCCAGCCGGCCAGGTCCGTCTCCAAGCATGGTCGGTAGCCAGTACTCGATCAGATTCCGCACACTGTAAGCCACGTTCACGTTGTTGCCTTCGCGCATAAAGCTGGCAGTCTCCGCGTAGTACGACATCGACATTGGGCTCCACGTGTCGGCACGCTCGAATAGATCAGGATGGTTGCACACTTTCCTGAACTGCATGACCAAGTTCATCAGCGTAGCTGTATCTTGGTCGTCACCCACAGCTGCTTTCTCGATCAAATCCATAATGCTGATCTTGTTCCTCAGGTTGGTGTAGTAAGCGCGCTGTCTGTAGGTCAGGTCGCAGAAAACGTCGAGCTCTATCTTGTCACCCAACTCCTTTTGTACATGCTTCTTGATACGTCGCAACATGAAGGGCTTCAGGATCATATGTAGACGCCGAAGCTGATCTTCGTTCAGCTTAGAATTCGACTGAGCATGGTTCTCAATGTCCTTCGAAAACCACTCTGAGAACTCGTCGTGGCTGTCGAACAGTGAAGGCATGATGAAATGCAGCAGAGCCCACAGTTCTTGCATGTTGTTCTGAATAGGCGTGCCGGTGAGCAGCAAGCGGTTACGACAGCTGAACCCAAGCAGAGACTTCCATCGAGAAGATTGTGAAGACTTGATAGCCTGTGCCTCGTCAAGAATCATGTACTGCCATTTGACCTTCTGGAAGTATGCTGTGTCTTGCACGACCAGCTGGTAAGATGTCACAAGGACGTGGAAAGGACTGTCGCGATTGTATGTAATGTGCTTGCGATCCCAGAACTTGCGCAGAACTTTGCGGTCTTTGGCGGAACCCCAGTACGGCAGCGTCTTGATCGAAGGCACGAATTTGGCGATTTCTTGCTGCCAGTTGTGGAGAGTGCTGGCAGGAGCGATGACCAGGAAAGGTCCCCAGATGTCGTGGACCTCAGCCAGGTAAGCCATGACTGATATGGACTGGACGGTCTTGCCGAGACCCATCTCGT
Above is a window of Fulvia fulva chromosome 6, complete sequence DNA encoding:
- a CDS encoding Cardiolipin synthase (CMP-forming) — translated: MLFQRLHVQHRQHVMRTASSTSALTARFQCAATTVRSPPQGRAAIHGATRHVCPLRSLAQGPSSFLRSSNAALRTPPPKRLLSERSRDKRHPPVQEHHVDQSSSQPQPSRDRPVTRSLEAARERTKAVRNKVRSSLTSLTPHENIYNLPNFLTVTRLFAAPATAYLLLHDHHTWALALFAYAGITDLVDGWLARKWKLQTVAGSVMDPMADKALMIILTATLAVKGAIPLYLATLILGRDASLAVAALYYRLASLPAPKTFARYWDFSLPSAEVHPTTVSKYNTFLQLILIGSTLALPVVTASGEQIAILQSFGLTTGKLHAAMTYFQYVVAATTTWSGLSYAYLKNAVTILGTNEEVKARQGARGRAIIGLTFGSCVLATAWLALNVDKPSIEGRNTLDEDAGGNSRR
- a CDS encoding Chromatin-remodeling ATPase INO80; amino-acid sequence: MEPKPSPPGAQTQGPPHHHRSTSSVAPSPIHHRSVPASPTQTRPASSYYDPTKEERAGNRDAGANSTSYQPPSPQQTRTHFEQPPPAPYANGHHAEQRPAMSRHPSQSSPPTSAHAHPVPPPPADARSQAPPRSTNPMSMMNLLSDDTASTPAPPPTREEFKQPAPVLPPAPALAPPPPPAAPAPAKAASRKASRASSASHQSGRVKDGVPPPLVAPQHAPPIAVPQTGPPSLTIRDTEAAYKEIEQRDLSDVEADMPGIEGPKVEWVNRTHKRALDLEIAEQHKRKRRRLELMQKYHDHFSAASDTERSVFVDQHEHEVTEEVRLKEVEEDKERKKDQQRKRRREKAIADEQQKREEVIQQIASTQDDEEKERLQREVARHDKKIRDTQSRLQGITPSKEFRNESPHNAAALGRQEREVNLDGGLMTSFYSNSRGPVNDEVTPEFSASGRGRGRGGRGGGTGRARKSKEQKLAEKENARQAQAYIDQGLDLPQIAPATEERLQAYGDRVLPRQLQREDSEPLSEIQPTMYDMQPTAGLTGMAKFESKGYNQIYEQISRDLAKQVPKVTRIKNNSLDTKQSNARKTAQLAAKEARRWQLRTNKSTKDVAARAKRAMREMLGFWKRNERDEREGRKVAERAELDKAKKQEAEREANRQKRKLNFLISQTELYSHFIGKKVKTDEIERHGTDADGTVSSGQTTRDNPNATQTIDLPDSVANPGKKVTNFEDLDFDAEDESALQAAAAANAQHAINEAKQRAIDFNKPDDDGQNLSDAQANFDEGELNFQNPTSLQSMDVAQPKMLSCQLKEYQLKGLNWLVNLYEQGINGILADEMGLGKTVQSISVMAYLAEVHDIWGPFLVIAPASTLHNWQQEIAKFVPSIKTLPYWGSAKDRKVLRKFWDRKHITYNRDSPFHVLVTSYQLVVQDTAYFQKVKWQYMILDEAQAIKSSQSSRWKSLLGFSCRNRLLLTGTPIQNNMQELWALLHFIMPSLFDSHDEFSEWFSKDIENHAQSNSKLNEDQLRRLHMILKPFMLRRIKKHVQKELGDKIELDVFCDLTYRQRAYYTNLRNKISIMDLIEKAAVGDDQDTATLMNLVMQFRKVCNHPDLFERADTWSPMSMSYYAETASFMREGNNVNVAYSVRNLIEYWLPTMLGDGPGRLDLPGPDNAQAGWRNKVFSNDLSIWSGEHIKSSQGRRQDGKTSNGAFSWLRFVDQSAEDVIRTARSTLMQRVVVLAKENDTTSSLKVAYDDEEEQENAGFTPVHAMLNIVKRNARKPLAEITSEGHLNNLLNISSSKMAEQGYSVIETCYLPPASAPPIELVCPGYRAQNEKESAFFDVPLRRALYPISTGTEEALLRAKLPPSKYPVTNMLPEPESEKQRYTKIQVPSMRRFVTDSGKLAKLDQLLRELKEGGHRVLLYFQMTRMIDLMEEYLTYRNYRYCRLDGSTKLEDRRDTVAAFQADPSIFVFLLSTRAGGLGINLTSADTVIFYDSDWNPTIDSQAMDRAHRLGQTRQVTVYRLITRGTIEERIRKRALQKEEVQRVVISGQAGSSNVVDFNNRSRESNRTKEMAMWLADDDQVEAIERREAQVMEEEAKSGGKKKRKNAATNKRKEVSMDELYHEGEGKFDDGASHEPSGAATPVSAMEGPPAKKRKGTSKKAKTVKQRLAVIDGEV